A part of Rhodamnia argentea isolate NSW1041297 chromosome 8, ASM2092103v1, whole genome shotgun sequence genomic DNA contains:
- the LOC115736764 gene encoding DNA repair protein RAD51 homolog 4 isoform X2: MASLKRLETEFPILDRDFQSFCALRGIFTVQDFLIHDLQSLVADAEQQTSSERFMQVLCVIDGLHRPWSNGVELMEDAQKNKHVLSTGCEGMDFLLRGGLHKGQVTELAGPSSSGKTQFCLLTASTVAYKHMGGVIYLDTGNSFSAKRIAQFLNQISRPAFDEMQPIVLQKVMNSILCQSVFDIFSMFDVLHCLESKLKSQMCRGDNDEILIIIDSISSLITPILGSSGSQGRALMVSAMSLLKKLAHEYNLAVLVTNHTVGGDGGIPKPALGESWKTLTHVRLLLSRDCGSDTYHVSLLKHPSAASGKAAKFIINN; the protein is encoded by the exons ATGGCGTCCTTGAAGCGACTGGAGACGGAATTCCCGATCCTGGACCGTGACTTCCAGAGCTTTTGCGCTCTTCGCGGCATTTTCACAG TACAAGATTTTCTCATTCACGACCTCCAGTCTTTAGTGGCGGACGCAGAGCAACAAACCTCATCGGAGAGATTTATGCAG GTCCTCTGTGTCATAGATGGCCTGCATCGACCATGGTCGAATGGAGTGGAGCTAATGGAAGATGCTCAAAAGAATAAGCATGTATTGTCAACTGGATGCGAAGG GATGGACTTTCTACTTAGAGGTGGACTTCACAAGGGGCAAGTGACTGAGCTAGCAGGGCCATCTTCTTCTGGTAAAACACAA TTTTGTCTACTGACCGCATCAACTGTTGCCTACAAGCATATGGGTGGTGTTATATATTTAGATACAGGAAACTCTTTCTCCGCAAAGCGCATTGCACAGTTTCTGAACCAGATTTCTCGTCCTGCTTTTGATGAG ATGCAACCGATAGTTCTTCAAAAAGTTATGAACAGCATATTATGCCAGTCTGTATTTGACATCTTTTCGATGTTTGACGTGCTACACTGTTTGGAGTCCAAATTGAAGTCCCAG ATGTGCAGAGGAGACAATGATGAAATATTAATAATCATCGATTCTATTTCATCCCTGATCACACCAATTCTTGGCAGCAGTGGTTCACAGG GACGTGCTTTGATGGTATCTGCTATGTCTCTTCTGAAGAAGTTGGCCCATGAATATAATCTTGCAGTTCTG GTAACAAACCACACTGTTGGAGGAGATGGAGGTATTCCTAAACCGGCCCTCGGGGAGAGTTGGAAAACCCTCACCCACGTGAGGCTTCTGCTCTCCCGTGATTGTGGGAGCGATACGTATCATGTGTCTCTACTCAAACATCCATCGGCT GCTTCTGGTAAGGCAGCAAAGTTTATCATCAACAACTAA
- the LOC115736764 gene encoding DNA repair protein RAD51 homolog 4 isoform X5, with amino-acid sequence MVSESMGSSIGQFSRWDGLHRPWSNGVELMEDAQKNKHVLSTGCEGMDFLLRGGLHKGQVTELAGPSSSGKTQFCLLTASTVAYKHMGGVIYLDTGNSFSAKRIAQFLNQISRPAFDEMQPIVLQKVMNSILCQSVFDIFSMFDVLHCLESKLKSQMCRGDNDEILIIIDSISSLITPILGSSGSQGRALMVSAMSLLKKLAHEYNLAVLVTNHTVGGDGGIPKPALGESWKTLTHVRLLLSRDCGSDTYHVSLLKHPSAASGKAAKFIINN; translated from the exons ATGGTCTCTGAGAGTATGGGGAGTTCCATAGGCCAATTTTCGAGATGGG ATGGCCTGCATCGACCATGGTCGAATGGAGTGGAGCTAATGGAAGATGCTCAAAAGAATAAGCATGTATTGTCAACTGGATGCGAAGG GATGGACTTTCTACTTAGAGGTGGACTTCACAAGGGGCAAGTGACTGAGCTAGCAGGGCCATCTTCTTCTGGTAAAACACAA TTTTGTCTACTGACCGCATCAACTGTTGCCTACAAGCATATGGGTGGTGTTATATATTTAGATACAGGAAACTCTTTCTCCGCAAAGCGCATTGCACAGTTTCTGAACCAGATTTCTCGTCCTGCTTTTGATGAG ATGCAACCGATAGTTCTTCAAAAAGTTATGAACAGCATATTATGCCAGTCTGTATTTGACATCTTTTCGATGTTTGACGTGCTACACTGTTTGGAGTCCAAATTGAAGTCCCAG ATGTGCAGAGGAGACAATGATGAAATATTAATAATCATCGATTCTATTTCATCCCTGATCACACCAATTCTTGGCAGCAGTGGTTCACAGG GACGTGCTTTGATGGTATCTGCTATGTCTCTTCTGAAGAAGTTGGCCCATGAATATAATCTTGCAGTTCTG GTAACAAACCACACTGTTGGAGGAGATGGAGGTATTCCTAAACCGGCCCTCGGGGAGAGTTGGAAAACCCTCACCCACGTGAGGCTTCTGCTCTCCCGTGATTGTGGGAGCGATACGTATCATGTGTCTCTACTCAAACATCCATCGGCT GCTTCTGGTAAGGCAGCAAAGTTTATCATCAACAACTAA
- the LOC115736764 gene encoding DNA repair protein RAD51 homolog 4 isoform X1: protein MASLKRLETEFPILDRDFQSFCALRGIFTVQDFLIHDLQSLVADAEQQTSSERFMQAINQVLCVIDGLHRPWSNGVELMEDAQKNKHVLSTGCEGMDFLLRGGLHKGQVTELAGPSSSGKTQFCLLTASTVAYKHMGGVIYLDTGNSFSAKRIAQFLNQISRPAFDEMQPIVLQKVMNSILCQSVFDIFSMFDVLHCLESKLKSQMCRGDNDEILIIIDSISSLITPILGSSGSQGRALMVSAMSLLKKLAHEYNLAVLVTNHTVGGDGGIPKPALGESWKTLTHVRLLLSRDCGSDTYHVSLLKHPSAASGKAAKFIINN from the exons ATGGCGTCCTTGAAGCGACTGGAGACGGAATTCCCGATCCTGGACCGTGACTTCCAGAGCTTTTGCGCTCTTCGCGGCATTTTCACAG TACAAGATTTTCTCATTCACGACCTCCAGTCTTTAGTGGCGGACGCAGAGCAACAAACCTCATCGGAGAGATTTATGCAG GCAATAAACCAGGTCCTCTGTGTCATAGATGGCCTGCATCGACCATGGTCGAATGGAGTGGAGCTAATGGAAGATGCTCAAAAGAATAAGCATGTATTGTCAACTGGATGCGAAGG GATGGACTTTCTACTTAGAGGTGGACTTCACAAGGGGCAAGTGACTGAGCTAGCAGGGCCATCTTCTTCTGGTAAAACACAA TTTTGTCTACTGACCGCATCAACTGTTGCCTACAAGCATATGGGTGGTGTTATATATTTAGATACAGGAAACTCTTTCTCCGCAAAGCGCATTGCACAGTTTCTGAACCAGATTTCTCGTCCTGCTTTTGATGAG ATGCAACCGATAGTTCTTCAAAAAGTTATGAACAGCATATTATGCCAGTCTGTATTTGACATCTTTTCGATGTTTGACGTGCTACACTGTTTGGAGTCCAAATTGAAGTCCCAG ATGTGCAGAGGAGACAATGATGAAATATTAATAATCATCGATTCTATTTCATCCCTGATCACACCAATTCTTGGCAGCAGTGGTTCACAGG GACGTGCTTTGATGGTATCTGCTATGTCTCTTCTGAAGAAGTTGGCCCATGAATATAATCTTGCAGTTCTG GTAACAAACCACACTGTTGGAGGAGATGGAGGTATTCCTAAACCGGCCCTCGGGGAGAGTTGGAAAACCCTCACCCACGTGAGGCTTCTGCTCTCCCGTGATTGTGGGAGCGATACGTATCATGTGTCTCTACTCAAACATCCATCGGCT GCTTCTGGTAAGGCAGCAAAGTTTATCATCAACAACTAA
- the LOC115736539 gene encoding glutelin type-D 1-like gives MDLDLSPKLAKKVYGSDGGSYHAWCPSELPMLRQGNIGAAKLALAKNGLALPRYSDSAKVAYVLQGCGVAGIVLPESEEKVIAIKTGDAIALPFGVVTWWYNQDDTDLVVLFLGDTKTAHKAGEFTDFFLTGSNGIFTGFTTEFVSRAWDLKEDIVKSLVGSQSGSGIVKLDAGFKMPEPQEEHRKGMVLNCEEAPLDVDIKNGGRVVVLNTNNLPLVSQVGLGADLVKLDGSAMCSPGFSCDSALQVTYIVKGSGRAQVVGVDGKRVLETTVKAGNLFIVPRFFVVSKIADPDGMSWFSIITTPNPIFTHLAGRTSVWKALSPQVLQASFNVPQDVEAAFRSKRMDSEIFFPSG, from the exons ATGGATCTCGACCTCTCTCCGAAGCTCGCGAAGAAGGTCTACGGCAGCGACGGCGGATCCTACCACGCCTGGTGTCCGTCCGAGCTCCCGATGCTCCGCCAGGGCAACATCGGCGCCGCCAAGCTCGCGCTCGCGAAGAACGGCCTCGCCCTCCCTCGCTACTCCGATTCCGCCAAGGTCGCTTACGTCCTTCAAG GGTGTGGAGTTGCTGGAATCGTCCTCCCCGAATCTGAGGAGAAGGTCATTGCAATCAAGACGGGTGATGCTATTGCCCTCCCTTTCGGTGTTGTTACCTGGTGGTACAACCAGGATGACACAGATTTAGTCGTTCTTTTTCTGGGTGATACAAAAACGGCTCACAAAGCTGGGGAATTCACCGATTTCTTCCTGACCGGTTCTAATGGCATCTTCACTGGCTTCACCACTGAGTTTGTGAGCCGAGCATGGGACTTGAAGGAAGACATTGTCAAGTCGCTCGTCGGTAGTCAATCGGGCAGTGGTATTGTGAAGCTTGATGCTGGCTTCAAGATGCCAGAACCACAGGAGGAGCACCGAAAGGGTATGGTGTTGAACTGCGAGGAGGCTCCTTTGGATGTTGACATTAAGAATGGCGGACGAGTCGTTGTTTTGAACACCAACAACCTGCCTTTGGTTAGTCAGGTTGGTCTTGGGGCTGATCTTGTTAAGCTGGATGGAAGTGCCATGTGCTCTCCGGGCTTTTCTTGTGATTCGGCACTGCAGGTGACTTACATTGTTAAGGGCAGTGGCCGCGCCCAGGTTGTTGGTGTCGATGGCAAAAGGGTCCTTGAGACCACTGTGAAGGCTGGAAACTTGTTCATTGTGCCGAGGTTCTTTGTTGTCTCGAAGATTGCTGATCCGGATGGGATGTCCTGGTTTTCTATTATTACAACTCCCAA TCCTATATTCACTCATCTTGCTGGAAGAACTTCGGTTTGGAAGGCCTTATCGCCTCAAGTGCTGCAAGCATCTTTCAACGTTCCCCAGGACGTGGAGGCGGCTTTCAGATCCAAAAGGATGGATTCCGAGATCTTTTTCCCTTCCGGCTGA
- the LOC115736764 gene encoding DNA repair protein RAD51 homolog 4 isoform X4, translated as MASLKRLETEFPILDRDFQSFCALRGIFTVQDFLIHDLQSLVADAEQQTSSERFMQAINQVLCVIDGLHRPWSNGVELMEDAQKNKHVLSTGCEGMDFLLRGGLHKGQVTELAGPSSSGKTQMQPIVLQKVMNSILCQSVFDIFSMFDVLHCLESKLKSQMCRGDNDEILIIIDSISSLITPILGSSGSQGRALMVSAMSLLKKLAHEYNLAVLVTNHTVGGDGGIPKPALGESWKTLTHVRLLLSRDCGSDTYHVSLLKHPSAASGKAAKFIINN; from the exons ATGGCGTCCTTGAAGCGACTGGAGACGGAATTCCCGATCCTGGACCGTGACTTCCAGAGCTTTTGCGCTCTTCGCGGCATTTTCACAG TACAAGATTTTCTCATTCACGACCTCCAGTCTTTAGTGGCGGACGCAGAGCAACAAACCTCATCGGAGAGATTTATGCAG GCAATAAACCAGGTCCTCTGTGTCATAGATGGCCTGCATCGACCATGGTCGAATGGAGTGGAGCTAATGGAAGATGCTCAAAAGAATAAGCATGTATTGTCAACTGGATGCGAAGG GATGGACTTTCTACTTAGAGGTGGACTTCACAAGGGGCAAGTGACTGAGCTAGCAGGGCCATCTTCTTCTGGTAAAACACAA ATGCAACCGATAGTTCTTCAAAAAGTTATGAACAGCATATTATGCCAGTCTGTATTTGACATCTTTTCGATGTTTGACGTGCTACACTGTTTGGAGTCCAAATTGAAGTCCCAG ATGTGCAGAGGAGACAATGATGAAATATTAATAATCATCGATTCTATTTCATCCCTGATCACACCAATTCTTGGCAGCAGTGGTTCACAGG GACGTGCTTTGATGGTATCTGCTATGTCTCTTCTGAAGAAGTTGGCCCATGAATATAATCTTGCAGTTCTG GTAACAAACCACACTGTTGGAGGAGATGGAGGTATTCCTAAACCGGCCCTCGGGGAGAGTTGGAAAACCCTCACCCACGTGAGGCTTCTGCTCTCCCGTGATTGTGGGAGCGATACGTATCATGTGTCTCTACTCAAACATCCATCGGCT GCTTCTGGTAAGGCAGCAAAGTTTATCATCAACAACTAA
- the LOC115736766 gene encoding dirigent protein 25-like, with product MASRKIVFVQLKCVAFLLLWALTIQCVTCSGALGEDATSAPAFEQPSPNPAQTLTNPSTPVAASSATVAASTGGNTDLHPMVFYMHDILGGSNPSARAVTGIVANPALSAQVPFAKPNGANLPINSGVPQNSANNGLINNNNVPFLTGLSGNTGNVIQNNGVNLINGGAGFPILNGGQLPQGMTLQKLMFGTLTVFDDELTEGHELGSGLVGKAQGFYVASSEDGNSQTIAFTAMLESGGYVDSLSFFGVHRTAVSESQLAIMGGTGKYVNARGYATVKTFPASNQQSTDGMETVLEFTVYLAY from the coding sequence ATGGCATCGCGGAAGATTGTATTCGTCCAACTTAAATGTGTGGCGTTCTTGCTTCTCTGGGCTCTAACCATTCAGTGCGTAACTTGTTCTGGGGCTCTTGGTGAGGATGCAACCTCCGCTCCTGCGTTCGAGCAGCCATCACCCAATCCGGCTCAAACACTGACCAACCCATCAACTCCTGTGGCTGCGTCATCTGCAACAGTTGCCGCTTCCACAGGAGGCAACACCGACCTTCATCCGATGGTCTTCTACATGCATGACATACTTGGCGGTTCAAACCCCTCAGCTCGAGCCGTAACCGGCATTGTAGCAAACCCAGCACTGAGCGCTCAAGTCCCCTTCGCCAAACCGAATGGAGCTAACCTTCCCATTAACAGCGGGGTTCCGCAAAACAGCGCCAACAATGGACtcatcaacaacaacaatgtCCCGTTCCTAACCGGACTGAGCGGAAACACAGGCAATGTGATTCAGAACAACGGAGTCAACTTGATCAACGGTGGAGCCGGGTTCCCGATCCTGAATGGTGGTCAGCTCCCTCAGGGAATGACCCTCCAGAAGCTGATGTTCGGGACACTCACTGTTTTCGACGATGAGCTGACCGAGGGGCACGAGCTTGGTTCCGGATTGGTTGGCAAGGCGCAAGGGTTCTACGTAGCGAGCTCTGAGGACGGGAACAGCCAAACCATCGCATTCACCGCCATGCTCGAGAGCGGCGGCTACGTGGACAGCCTCAGCTTCTTCGGTGTTCACCGGACTGCCGTTTCAGAATCGCAGCTCGCAATCATGGGAGGCACTGGGAAGTACGTGAATGCTAGGGGATACGCCACGGTCAAGACCTTCCCGGCCTCAAACCAGCAAAGCACCGACGGGATGGAGACTGTTCTCGAGTTCACTGTATATCTGGCATACTAA
- the LOC115736764 gene encoding DNA repair protein RAD51 homolog 4 isoform X3 produces the protein MASLKRLETEFPILDRDFQSFCALRGIFTDGLHRPWSNGVELMEDAQKNKHVLSTGCEGMDFLLRGGLHKGQVTELAGPSSSGKTQFCLLTASTVAYKHMGGVIYLDTGNSFSAKRIAQFLNQISRPAFDEMQPIVLQKVMNSILCQSVFDIFSMFDVLHCLESKLKSQMCRGDNDEILIIIDSISSLITPILGSSGSQGRALMVSAMSLLKKLAHEYNLAVLVTNHTVGGDGGIPKPALGESWKTLTHVRLLLSRDCGSDTYHVSLLKHPSAASGKAAKFIINN, from the exons ATGGCGTCCTTGAAGCGACTGGAGACGGAATTCCCGATCCTGGACCGTGACTTCCAGAGCTTTTGCGCTCTTCGCGGCATTTTCACAG ATGGCCTGCATCGACCATGGTCGAATGGAGTGGAGCTAATGGAAGATGCTCAAAAGAATAAGCATGTATTGTCAACTGGATGCGAAGG GATGGACTTTCTACTTAGAGGTGGACTTCACAAGGGGCAAGTGACTGAGCTAGCAGGGCCATCTTCTTCTGGTAAAACACAA TTTTGTCTACTGACCGCATCAACTGTTGCCTACAAGCATATGGGTGGTGTTATATATTTAGATACAGGAAACTCTTTCTCCGCAAAGCGCATTGCACAGTTTCTGAACCAGATTTCTCGTCCTGCTTTTGATGAG ATGCAACCGATAGTTCTTCAAAAAGTTATGAACAGCATATTATGCCAGTCTGTATTTGACATCTTTTCGATGTTTGACGTGCTACACTGTTTGGAGTCCAAATTGAAGTCCCAG ATGTGCAGAGGAGACAATGATGAAATATTAATAATCATCGATTCTATTTCATCCCTGATCACACCAATTCTTGGCAGCAGTGGTTCACAGG GACGTGCTTTGATGGTATCTGCTATGTCTCTTCTGAAGAAGTTGGCCCATGAATATAATCTTGCAGTTCTG GTAACAAACCACACTGTTGGAGGAGATGGAGGTATTCCTAAACCGGCCCTCGGGGAGAGTTGGAAAACCCTCACCCACGTGAGGCTTCTGCTCTCCCGTGATTGTGGGAGCGATACGTATCATGTGTCTCTACTCAAACATCCATCGGCT GCTTCTGGTAAGGCAGCAAAGTTTATCATCAACAACTAA
- the LOC115732358 gene encoding glutelin type-D 1-like, which produces MDLDLSPKLAKKVYGSDGGSYHAWCPSELPMLRQGNIGAAKLALAKNGLALPRYSDSAKVAYVLQGCGVAGIVLPESEEKVIAIKTGDAIALPFGVVTWWYNQGDTDLVVLFLGDTKTAHKAGEFTDFFLTGSNGIFTGFTTEFVSRAWDLKEDIVKSLVGSQSGSGIVKLDAGFKMPQPKEEHRKGMVLNCEEAPLDVDIKNGGRVVVLNTNNLPLVSQVGLGADLVKLDGSAMCSPGFSCDSALQVTYIVKGSGRAQVVGVDGKRVLETTVKAGNLFIVPRFFVVSKIADPDGMSWFSIITTPNPIFTHLAGRTSVWKALSPQVLQASFNVPQDVEAAFRSKRMDSEIFFPSG; this is translated from the exons ATGGATCTCGACCTCTCTCCGAAGCTCGCCAAGAAGGTCTACGGCAGCGACGGCGGATCCTACCACGCCTGGTGTCCGTCCGAGCTCCCGATGCTCCGCCAGGGCAACATCGGCGCCGCCAAGCTCGCGCTCGCGAAGAACGGCCTCGCCCTCCCTCGCTACTCCGATTCCGCCAAGGTCGCTTACGTCCTTCAAG GGTGTGGAGTTGCTGGAATCGTCCTCCCCGAATCTGAGGAGAAGGTCATTGCAATCAAGACGGGTGATGCTATTGCCCTCCCTTTCGGTGTTGTTACCTGGTGGTACAACCAGGGTGACACAGATTTAGTCGTTCTCTTCCTGGGCGACACAAAAACGGCTCACAAAGCTGGGGAATTCACCGATTTCTTCCTAACCGGTTCTAATGGCATCTTCACTGGCTTCACCACTGAGTTTGTGAGCCGAGCATGGGACTTGAAAGAAGACATTGTCAAGTCGCTCGTCGGTAGTCAATCGGGCAGTGGCATTGTGAAGCTTGATGCTGGCTTCAAGATGCCACAACCAAAGGAGGAGCACCGAAAGGGTATGGTTTTGAACTGCGAGGAGGCTCCTTTGGATGTTGACATTAAGAATGGCGGACGAGTCGTTGTTTTGAACACCAACAACCTGCCTTTGGTTAGTCAGGTTGGTCTTGGGGCTGATCTTGTTAAGCTGGATGGCAGTGCCATGTGCTCTCCGGGCTTTTCTTGTGATTCGGCACTGCAGGTGACTTACATTGTTAAGGGCAGCGGCCGCGCCCAGGTTGTTGGTGTCGATGGCAAAAGGGTCCTTGAGACCACTGTGAAAGCTGGAAACTTGTTCATCGTGCCGAGGTTCTTTGTTGTCTCGAAGATTGCCGATCCGGACGGGATGTCCTGGTTTTCTATTATTACAACTCCCAA TCCTATATTCACTCATCTTGCTGGGAGAACTTCGGTTTGGAAGGCCTTATCGCCTCAAGTGCTGCAAGCATCTTTCAACGTTCCCCAGGACGTGGAGGCGGCTTTCAGATCCAAAAGGATGGATTCCGAGATCTTTTTCCCTTCCGGCTGA
- the LOC115736578 gene encoding ethylene receptor: MMDSCNCIEPQWPADELLMKYQYISDFFIALAYFSIPLELIYFVKKSAVFPYRWVLVQFGAFIVLCGATHLINLWTFTMHSRTVAVVMTTAKVLTAAVSCATALMLVHIIPDLLSVKTRELFLKNKAAELDREMGLIRTQEETGRHVRMLTHEIRSTLDRHTILKTTLVELGRTLALEECALWMPTRSGLELQLSYTLRQQQNPVGYTVPIHLPVINQVFSSNCAVKISPNSPVARIRPLAGKYIPGEVVAVRVPLLHLSNFQINDWPELSTKRYALMVLMLPSDSARQWHVHELELVEVVADQVAVALSHAAILEESMRARDLLMDQNVALDLARREAETAIRARNDFLAVMNHEMRTPMHAIIALSSLLQETELTPEQRLMVETIMKSSNLLATLINDVLDLSRLEDGSFQLNIVTFNLHVVFREVLNLIKPVASVKKLLITLNLAPDLPEYAVGDEKRLMQVILNVVGNAVKFSKEGGISITAFVAKAEYLRDARAPDFSPVPSDNHFYLRVQVKDSGSGINPQDIPKLFTKFVHNQSLATKNSGGSGLGLAICKRFVTLMDGHISIESEGLGKGCTATFIVKLGIPEKLNESKFPVMPKVPANHIQANFSGLKVLVMDDNGVSRAVTKGLLLHLGCDVTTVSSRDELLGVVSQEHKVVLMDVCTPGIDSYEVAVQMHRLYSNHHERPLLVALTGSTDKVTKENCMRVGMDGVIQKPVSLDKMRNVLSELLEH; this comes from the exons ATGATGGACTCCTGCAACTGCATTGAGCCACAGTGGCCAGCTGATGAGCTTTTGATGAAGTACCAGTACATCTCAGATTTCTTTATTGCTCTGGCTTACTTTTCCATCCCTCTAGAACTCATCTACTTTGTCAAGAAATCTGCTGTATTTCCCTATAGATGGGTTCTTGTTCAGTTCGGTGCTTTCATAGTTCTATGTGGAGCAACCCACCTGATCAATTTATGGACATTTACCATGCACTCAAGAACTGTAGCAGTGGTTATGACCACTGCAAAGGTTTTAACTGCTGCGGTATCATGTGCGACGGCTCTCATGCTTGTACATATCATCCCCGATCTACTTAGTGTGAAAACCAGGGAACTATTTCTGAAAAACAAAGCTGCAGAACTTGACAGGGAAATGGGCTTAATTCGTACTCAGGAGGAAACTGGCAGACATGTCAGGATGCTCACACACGAAATCAGAAGTACTCTTGATAGACATACTATTTTGAAAACTACTCTGGTTGAACTGGGAAGAACTTTGGCATTGGAAGAGTGTGCCCTGTGGATGCCAACACGAAGTGGCTTGGAGCTTCAGCTATCCTACACTCTCCGTCAGCAGCAGAATCCAGTTGGATACACTGTACCCATTCATCTTCCTGTGATCAACCAAGTGTTTAGTAGCAATTGTGCGGTGAAGATATCACCAAATTCACCCGTTGCAAGAATACGCCCTCTTGCCGGAAAATACATTCCTGGTGAGGTTGTCGCTGTGCGGGTTCCTCTGCTGCATCTCTCTAATTTCCAGATTAATGACTGGCCTGAGCTTTCAACAAAACGGTATGCTTTGATGGTGTTGATGCTTCCATCAGACAGTGCTAGGCAATGGCATGTCCATGAGCTGGAGCTTGTTGAAGTGGTAGCTGATCAG GTTGCAGTTGCTCTCTCCCATGCTGCGATACTAGAAGAGTCTATGCGGGCAAGAGATCTTCTCATGGATCAAAATGTTGCACTTGATCTGGCCAGAAGAGAAGCAGAAACAGCTATTCGTGCTCGAAATGATTTTTTGGCTGTTATGAACCATGAAATGAGAACTCCCATGCATGCTATTATTGCCCTTTCTTCCTTACTGCAGGAAACTGAACTGACCCCTGAGCAGCGTCTAATGGTTGAAACGATAATGAAGAGCAGTAATCTTTTGGCTACTCTGATAAATGATGTATTAGATCTTTCAAGGCTTGAAGATGGAAGCTTTCAACTTAACATCGTCACTTTTAATCTTCATGTCGTGTTCAGAGAG GTCCTTAATTTGATTAAACCAGTGGCATCCGTCAAGAAACTGCTCATCACATTAAATTTAGCCCCAGATTTGCCTGAGTATGCTGTTGGGGATGAAAAACGCCTCATGCAAGTCATTTTAAATGTTGTTGGTAATGCAGTTAAATTTTCTAAAGAGGGCGGCATTTCGATAACTGCTTTTGTGGCTAAAGCAGAGTATCTAAGAGATGCCAGGGCTCCCGATTTTTCTCCAGTGCCAAGTGATAATCACTTCTATTTACGTGTACAG GTGAAAGATTCAGGATCAGGTATTAACCCTCAAGATATTCCCAAGTTATTCACAAAATTTGTACATAACCAATCATTAGCAACCAAAAATTCTGGTGGGAGTGGACTAGGTCTTGCGATTTGTAAAAG GTTTGTAACTCTCATGGATGGACACATTTCGATTGAAAGCGAAGGCCTTGGCAAAGGATGTACTGCCACTTTTATTGTAAAGCTGGGAATCCCAGAGAAGTTAAATGAATCTAAGTTCCCTGTGATGCCCAAAGTGCCAGCAAATCATATCCAGGCCAATTTTTCTGGGCTCAAAGTGCTTGTTATGGATGACAATGG TGTTAGCCGGGCAGTGACCAAGGGACTTCTCCTACATCTGGGATGTGATGTGACAACCGTAAGCTCAAGGGACGAGTTGTTGGGTGTTGTCTCGCAGGAACACAAGGTAGTTCTTATGGATGTTTGCACGCCTGGTATAGACAGTTACGAAGTTGCCGTCCAGATGCACAGGTTGTATTCAAACCATCATGAGAGGCCACTCTTGGTTGCACTTACTGGAAGCACTGACAAGGTAACCAAAGAGAATTGCATGAGGGTTGGGATGGATGGGGTTATCCAGAAACCTGTGTCACTTGATAAAATGAGAAACGTACTGTCTGAGCTACTGGAACACTGA